From a single Ignavibacteria bacterium genomic region:
- a CDS encoding helix-turn-helix domain-containing protein, whose protein sequence is MRTPAVITFSMLWQELQEVKKLLQSVAKESLDNSIQEVSVNKASQLMKVGNTTVLELIKSGELKARTYKSNGHTRYRIRIADIRTFQEMKKRETEYVLTQPTNNHQKTMQEVIANAYAKAGIDPKKPKRSRGNLL, encoded by the coding sequence ATGAGAACACCTGCAGTGATAACCTTTTCGATGCTTTGGCAAGAGCTTCAGGAGGTGAAGAAACTTCTTCAATCAGTCGCCAAAGAGTCCTTGGATAACAGTATTCAGGAAGTTAGCGTAAACAAAGCTTCACAGTTGATGAAAGTCGGAAACACTACCGTTTTGGAATTGATCAAAAGTGGAGAGCTTAAAGCGAGAACCTACAAGAGCAACGGACACACCAGGTACAGAATCCGCATCGCAGACATCAGGACTTTTCAGGAAATGAAAAAACGGGAAACCGAATATGTCCTGACCCAACCAACCAACAATCATCAAAAAACAATGCAAGAGGTAATAGCAAATGCATACGCAAAAGCAGGTATCGACCCTAAGAAGCCTAAAAGGTCGAGAGGTAATCTACTTTGA
- a CDS encoding helix-turn-helix transcriptional regulator has product MSSKNDIIVRNILNMSENLGIRIKNCRENIRLSQDGLAKIFDVSRTTVTNWESGVNLPDIKKLTVMAELFRVSLDWLARGEESTYKPPLSNLSELVGNVKIVNAKFFPKLYRVTAGNYSNNVYDENIIDMVYFDYPKNNCFVVEVEGDSMQCDDPDKSINPGDNLLIDPSETPMQGDLIIIKTSEQRQMVKQYFYKNDLVELHSYNPKHPIIYIEANQIEYMFRVVYHQPKGRKK; this is encoded by the coding sequence TTGTCAAGTAAAAATGACATTATTGTCAGAAATATTTTAAATATGTCAGAAAATCTTGGAATTCGTATTAAAAACTGTAGAGAAAACATTCGACTAAGTCAAGACGGTTTGGCGAAAATATTCGATGTATCTCGTACGACTGTGACTAACTGGGAGAGTGGAGTGAATCTGCCGGATATTAAAAAATTAACAGTCATGGCGGAATTATTTAGAGTCTCTTTGGATTGGCTGGCTCGAGGTGAAGAGTCAACTTATAAACCACCTCTGAGTAATTTATCTGAACTTGTAGGAAATGTAAAAATTGTAAATGCAAAATTCTTCCCAAAGCTTTACCGGGTAACAGCTGGGAATTATTCCAATAATGTCTATGATGAAAATATTATTGATATGGTCTATTTTGACTACCCAAAGAACAATTGTTTTGTAGTCGAAGTTGAAGGGGATAGCATGCAATGTGATGATCCTGATAAGTCTATAAATCCGGGAGATAACTTATTAATCGATCCTTCAGAAACCCCTATGCAAGGCGATCTTATTATTATTAAAACATCAGAACAGCGACAGATGGTGAAGCAATATTTTTACAAAAATGATTTGGTGGAACTTCACAGTTACAATCCAAAACATCCAATTATTTATATTGAGGCAAACCAGATAGAATACATGTTCAGGGTGGTTTATCATCAGCCAAAAGGGCGAAAAAAATAA